One genomic region from Sander lucioperca isolate FBNREF2018 chromosome 3, SLUC_FBN_1.2, whole genome shotgun sequence encodes:
- the LOC116050774 gene encoding uncharacterized protein LOC116050774: MEDLRELSRELVRDILNLAEDVEAGPALSDEDIDHRVIANLEEVVHHFSGTRAHQAQHTQGPGCLPFDIPSAVLEHQVLCGVPAGQIAAMFGVSKRTIRRRMQQYGLRKTDLYSAVNDKELDRIVSEIHRSHPNTSYKLMRGHLNARGVRVSISRLQESLRSVDAEGVYMRRLRLRVLRRRQYSVPGLNSLWHIDGHHKLIRWRFVVHGGGGWIQSFSGLPDCG, from the exons ATGGAGGATCTCCGTGAACTTTCCAGGGAGTTGGTGAGAGACATTTTAAACTTAGCAGAGGATGTAGAAGCAGGACCTGCACTTTCCGACGAAGATATCGACCACAGAGTGATTGCAAATCTAGAAGAAGTTGTCCACCACTTCTCTGGTACCAGGGCGCATCAGGCCCAACACACACAGGGACCGGGGTGTTTGCCGTTTGACATACCGAGTGCAGTTCTGGAGCATCAAGTTCTTTGTGGAGTTCCCGCTGGTCAAATTGCAGCGATGTTCGGAGTGTCAAAGAGGACCATCAGGAGACGCATGCAACAATACGGTTTAAG AAAGACAGATCTCTATTCAGCTGTGAATGATAAGGAGTTAGACCGTATTGTAAGTGAAATTCACAGAAGTCATCCAAACACCAGCTACAAGCTAATGCGTGGTCATCTGAATGCAAGAGGTGTGCGTGTTTCAA TCTCAAGACTGCAAGAGTCTTTACGCAGCGTCGATGCAGAGGGAGTCTACATGAGACGTCTGAGGCTGCGTGTATTAAGGCGACGGCAGTATTCTGTTCCTGGCCTAAACTCTTTGTGgcata tagaTGGCCACCATAAGCTCATCAG GTGGAGATTTGTTGTCCATGGTGGGGGTGGATGGATTCAGTCGTTTAGTGGTCTACCTGACTGTGGCTGA